GTGGCCCTAGAGGCAGGGACGCCCACACGAGCCCCCTTCGCCGAGCGGGGGGGCTCCGTGCGTGGCGTCCTCGACCTCGTCGCCGGCTGCTATCCGGCGTTCCTCTTCGGCGGTCGCGTGGGGCAGCGCCTGCTGCCCGTGTTCCATCTGCACGAGGCCACGGTCGCCGCGCTCGAGCCGCAGCTGCGGTATCTCGCCGAGAACGGCTACCGCACCGTCACCTCCGACGCCATCGCCCGCTTCGTCCGCGACGGCGTGCACCCCGGACCGCACGCCGTGGCCATCTGCTTCGACGACGCGTGGTCGAGCCTGTGGATGGTCGCGTTCCCGCTGTTGAAGCGGTATGGCCTGACGGCGATCACGTTTGCCATCCCCGGTCGAATCCGCGATGCCGATGACGTGCGGCCGACGCTCGATGAGGGGCTGGCCGACGCGGACGGCACCGACGCGTCGGAATCGCCCTTCGTGACGTGGCCCGAACTGCGCGCGATGCACGCGTCGGGCGTCGTCGACGTGCAGAGCCACACGTACTCGCATTCGCCGGTCTTCTGTGCCGACGCGATCGCCGGCTTCGTCACGCCCGACTACGATCCCGGCAACTTCCTGAACCGGCCGCTGCTCGACGGCGAGCCCGCGCCGACCTACCTCTCGCGAAAGCACCTCGGGGCCCCGATCCACCCCTCACGGTCGCGGATGGCCGACGTGCGCCGCGTCCACGAGGACCGCGCGCTTCGGGCGCGCTGCATGAAGCACGTCGACGCGCACGGCGGCGCGGCGTTCTTCGGGCGCGAGCGCTGGCACGCCGAGCTGCGCGCGGTCGCTGCCGCCGCCCCTGCATCGACGCGAGTGGAGTCGGAGGCCGAGCGCGCCCGCGCGCTCGAAGACGAACTGGCCCGCTCGCGCGACGTCCTGAACGATCGGCTCGGCGCCCCGGTCGTGCGCCAGGTGTGCTTCCCCTGGGGCATTGCCGGCGAGCTCGCCCGCGAGACGGCCCGCCGCGTTGGCTATGAGACGGCGTTTGCCGACCGGCTCTTCGGCCGGCGCGTGGTGTCGAAGGGCGACGACCCGTATTCGCTCATGCGCCTGCACGACCGGTTCATCTCCTGCCTGCCCGGTCGCGGGCGCAAGTTCTTCTTCTCGGTCGCGTGATGCCGCCCGCTTCGAAGCCCTTTCCCGCCGACGTCACCGTCGCCATCGTCGCCCACAACGCCCTGGCGTATCTCCCGGCGTCGCTGGCGTCGGTCGCCGCCGCCGGCTGCCCGCCGGAGCAGATCGTCGTCGTCGACGTCGCGAGCACCGATGGCCTCGTGGACTGGCTGTCCCGCGAGTGGCCGGGCGTCGCTCCCGTGCGGCTCGAGGTCAACGACGGGCCGAGCCCCGGACGCAACGCCGGCATCCGCCACGCGCAGACGAAGTACGTGCTGCTCATGGACGCCGACGTCCGTCTCCTGCCCGACACGCTCGACATCCTCCACGCGGCGATGCGGCGCGACCCGACGATTGGCATTGGCAGCCCGGTCGTGGTGCACCTCGACCGCCCCGACGTGATCCAGTACGCCTGCACGGGACTGCACTTCATCTGCGAGGCGGTCAACCCGTACCTCGATCGGCCGCTCGCCGAGCGCGGCGACGATGCGCGCGACATCGGAGCGGCGTCGACGTGCGCGCTGCTGCTCGATCGCGAGCTCGCCATCCGCGTCGGGCTCTTCGACGAGCGGTACTTCATCGGCAAGGA
The Acidobacteriota bacterium DNA segment above includes these coding regions:
- a CDS encoding polysaccharide deacetylase family protein yields the protein MRGVLDLVAGCYPAFLFGGRVGQRLLPVFHLHEATVAALEPQLRYLAENGYRTVTSDAIARFVRDGVHPGPHAVAICFDDAWSSLWMVAFPLLKRYGLTAITFAIPGRIRDADDVRPTLDEGLADADGTDASESPFVTWPELRAMHASGVVDVQSHTYSHSPVFCADAIAGFVTPDYDPGNFLNRPLLDGEPAPTYLSRKHLGAPIHPSRSRMADVRRVHEDRALRARCMKHVDAHGGAAFFGRERWHAELRAVAAAAPASTRVESEAERARALEDELARSRDVLNDRLGAPVVRQVCFPWGIAGELARETARRVGYETAFADRLFGRRVVSKGDDPYSLMRLHDRFISCLPGRGRKFFFSVA
- a CDS encoding glycosyltransferase family 2 protein, which codes for MPPASKPFPADVTVAIVAHNALAYLPASLASVAAAGCPPEQIVVVDVASTDGLVDWLSREWPGVAPVRLEVNDGPSPGRNAGIRHAQTKYVLLMDADVRLLPDTLDILHAAMRRDPTIGIGSPVVVHLDRPDVIQYACTGLHFICEAVNPYLDRPLAERGDDARDIGAASTCALLLDRELAIRVGLFDERYFIGKEDGDFTHRVKLAGFQIHEPPQARVLHQSKPRGTWLFYYQIRNRWHFVLKNYEWQTIFWLLPAFVVHETLQFVFLIAKGHGVTYFKALGGLIALLPTLRRDRAVTRSIRVRHDKAVLRDEPIVVRADLAGGLVQQLLGVYQRALSAYWRLLARTVLP